The following proteins come from a genomic window of Citrobacter europaeus:
- the folB gene encoding bifunctional dihydroneopterin aldolase/7,8-dihydroneopterin epimerase has protein sequence MDIVFIEQLSVITTIGVYDWEQTIEQRLVFDIEMAWDNRKSAKSDDVADCLSYADIAQTVVNHVEGGRFALVERVAEEVADLLLSRFNSPWVRIKLSKPGAVARAANVGVIIERGNNLKENN, from the coding sequence ATGGATATTGTATTTATAGAGCAACTTTCTGTAATCACCACTATTGGTGTTTACGACTGGGAACAAACGATCGAGCAACGATTGGTGTTCGATATCGAAATGGCGTGGGATAACCGCAAATCGGCTAAAAGCGATGATGTGGCTGATTGCCTGAGCTATGCTGATATTGCTCAAACGGTTGTTAATCATGTGGAAGGTGGGCGTTTTGCGTTGGTAGAACGCGTGGCGGAAGAGGTGGCGGATCTGCTGCTTAGCCGCTTTAATTCTCCCTGGGTACGGATCAAACTCAGTAAACCTGGCGCGGTAGCCCGTGCGGCGAACGTCGGGGTTATCATTGAGCGTGGCAATAATCTGAAAGAAAATAATTAA
- the plsY gene encoding glycerol-3-phosphate 1-O-acyltransferase PlsY: MSAIAPGMIIFAYLCGSISSAILVCRLAGLPDPRDSGSGNPGATNVLRIGGKGAAVAVLIFDVLKGMLPVWGAYALGVSPFWLGLIAIAACLGHIWPVFFGFKGGKGVATAFGAIAPIGWDLTGVMAGTWLLTVLLSGYSSLGAIVSALIAPFYVWWFNPQFTFPVSMLSCLILLRHHDNIQRLWRRQEPKIWTKLKKKRERDPE; encoded by the coding sequence ATGAGTGCAATCGCGCCTGGAATGATTATCTTCGCGTACCTCTGTGGCTCAATTTCCAGTGCTATTCTGGTATGCCGCCTTGCTGGATTGCCGGACCCGCGCGACAGCGGCTCTGGGAATCCGGGCGCGACGAACGTATTGCGCATTGGTGGCAAGGGAGCCGCCGTCGCGGTACTAATTTTCGACGTCCTGAAAGGTATGTTACCCGTCTGGGGTGCCTATGCGCTAGGCGTCAGCCCCTTCTGGCTGGGATTGATCGCGATCGCCGCCTGTCTGGGACACATCTGGCCGGTATTCTTCGGCTTTAAAGGTGGGAAAGGCGTTGCCACCGCCTTTGGCGCAATTGCGCCGATTGGTTGGGACTTAACCGGCGTGATGGCCGGAACCTGGCTGCTGACCGTCTTATTAAGCGGCTATTCGTCGTTAGGCGCTATCGTCAGCGCGCTGATCGCCCCCTTCTACGTCTGGTGGTTCAATCCCCAGTTCACGTTCCCGGTGTCTATGCTGTCGTGCTTAATTCTGCTACGTCACCATGACAACATTCAGCGTCTGTGGCGTCGTCAGGAACCAAAGATCTGGACCAAGCTGAAGAAAAAGCGCGAAAGAGATCCCGAGTGA
- a CDS encoding LysR family transcriptional regulator yields MLNTYPLAKDLQVLVEIVRSGSFSAAAATLGQTPAFVTKRIQILEATLGATLLSRSARGVALTESGQRCYEHAQAILAGYQHLVDDVTQLKTRPAGMIRIGCSFGFGRSYIAPAITELMHSYPELQVHFELYDRQIDLAQDNIDLDIRINDEIPDYYIAHLLTKNRRILCAAPMYLQKYGKPMTLQELSRHDCLVTKERDMTHGVWDLDNGKEKKSIKVAGHLSSNSGEIVLQWALQGKGIMLRSEWDLQPFLASGELVRVLPDYAQSANIWAVYQEPLYRSVKLRVCVEFLATWCQNRLGKPVEGYHIPHAG; encoded by the coding sequence ATGCTGAACACGTATCCCCTGGCGAAAGACCTGCAGGTGCTGGTCGAAATTGTGCGTAGCGGCAGCTTCAGCGCCGCCGCAGCGACGCTTGGCCAAACGCCGGCGTTTGTGACGAAACGCATTCAGATCCTTGAGGCCACGCTGGGAGCGACGCTGCTAAGCCGCTCTGCGCGCGGTGTGGCATTAACGGAGAGTGGTCAACGTTGCTATGAACATGCGCAGGCTATTCTTGCGGGCTATCAGCATCTGGTCGATGACGTCACGCAGCTCAAAACACGCCCGGCAGGGATGATTCGTATCGGCTGTAGCTTTGGTTTTGGGCGCAGTTATATTGCACCGGCAATTACCGAATTGATGCATAGCTATCCTGAATTACAGGTGCATTTTGAACTTTACGATCGGCAAATTGATTTGGCACAGGATAATATTGATTTGGATATTCGTATTAATGACGAAATTCCTGATTATTATATTGCGCATTTGTTAACGAAAAACAGAAGAATATTATGTGCAGCACCGATGTATTTACAAAAATACGGCAAACCGATGACGCTACAGGAATTAAGCCGGCATGATTGTCTGGTTACCAAAGAACGCGATATGACACACGGGGTGTGGGATCTGGATAACGGCAAGGAGAAAAAGTCGATCAAGGTAGCGGGTCATCTTTCCTCTAACAGCGGTGAGATTGTGCTGCAGTGGGCGCTTCAGGGGAAAGGGATTATGCTGCGTTCCGAATGGGACCTGCAGCCGTTTCTGGCAAGCGGTGAACTGGTGCGTGTGCTGCCGGACTATGCGCAAAGCGCCAATATCTGGGCGGTTTATCAGGAGCCGCTGTATCGCAGCGTGAAGCTGCGCGTGTGCGTGGAGTTTCTGGCGACGTGGTGTCAGAACCGATTAGGCAAACCGGTGGAGGGGTATCACATCCCTCACGCCGGATAA
- the ttdA gene encoding L(+)-tartrate dehydratase subunit alpha, whose amino-acid sequence MSNQNNQNAITTLTNIVADFTAMISTRMPDDVVDKLKQLREGETSPMGKIIYHTMFDNMQKAIDLNRPACQDTGEIMFFVKVGSRFPLLGELQSILKQAVEDATVKAPLRHNAVEIFDEVNTGKNTGTGVPWVTWDIIPDNDDAEIEVYMAGGGCTLPGRSKVLMPSEGYEGVVKFVFENISTLAVNACPPVLVGVGIATSVETAAVLSRKAVLRPIGSRHPNPKAAELELRLEEGLNRLGIGPQGLTGNSSVMGVHIESAARHPSTIGVAVSTGCWAHRRGTLLVHADLSFENLSHTRSAL is encoded by the coding sequence ATGAGCAATCAAAATAACCAAAATGCGATAACTACGCTGACGAACATTGTCGCGGACTTTACCGCCATGATTTCTACCCGCATGCCCGACGACGTCGTGGATAAATTAAAGCAACTGCGTGAAGGCGAAACCTCGCCGATGGGTAAAATCATCTACCACACCATGTTTGACAACATGCAGAAGGCTATCGACCTGAACCGTCCTGCCTGTCAGGACACCGGCGAGATTATGTTTTTTGTGAAGGTTGGTTCCCGTTTTCCACTCCTCGGCGAACTGCAAAGCATCCTGAAGCAGGCCGTTGAAGACGCCACGGTAAAAGCGCCGTTGCGCCATAACGCTGTCGAGATTTTTGATGAAGTGAATACCGGCAAAAATACCGGTACCGGTGTGCCGTGGGTCACCTGGGACATCATTCCTGATAATGATGACGCGGAAATCGAAGTCTACATGGCAGGCGGCGGCTGTACGCTGCCGGGACGCTCGAAAGTGTTAATGCCTTCTGAAGGTTACGAAGGCGTGGTGAAATTTGTCTTCGAAAATATCTCCACGCTGGCAGTCAACGCCTGTCCGCCGGTGCTGGTGGGCGTAGGTATTGCCACCTCCGTAGAAACCGCCGCTGTTCTATCTCGTAAAGCGGTGCTGCGCCCTATCGGATCACGTCATCCGAATCCGAAAGCGGCCGAACTGGAACTGCGTCTGGAAGAAGGGCTTAACCGTCTGGGTATTGGTCCACAAGGGTTGACCGGGAATAGCTCGGTAATGGGCGTGCATATCGAATCCGCCGCACGCCATCCGTCGACTATCGGCGTTGCCGTCTCTACCGGCTGCTGGGCGCACCGCCGCGGCACGCTGTTGGTTCATGCAGACCTCTCCTTCGAAAACCTGTCTCACACCCGGAGCGCGTTATGA
- the ttdB gene encoding L(+)-tartrate dehydratase subunit beta: protein MKKILTTPIKAEDLADIRVGDVIYLTGTLVTCRDVCHRRLIELKRPIPYDLNGKAIFHAGPIVRKNGEKWEMVSVGPTTSMRMEAFEKDFIEQTGVKLVVGKGGMGPLTEEGCQQFKALHVIFPAGCAVVAATQVEEIEEVHWTELGMPESLWVCRVKEFGPLIVSIDTHGNNLIAENKKLFAERRDPIVDEICEHVHYIK, encoded by the coding sequence ATGAAAAAGATCCTCACAACCCCGATCAAAGCCGAAGATCTGGCAGACATTCGCGTTGGCGATGTTATTTACCTGACGGGTACGCTGGTGACCTGCCGTGACGTTTGCCACCGTCGCCTGATCGAACTGAAGCGCCCGATTCCTTATGACCTGAACGGCAAAGCCATTTTCCACGCAGGCCCAATCGTACGTAAGAACGGTGAGAAATGGGAGATGGTCTCCGTCGGCCCAACCACCAGCATGCGTATGGAAGCGTTTGAGAAAGACTTTATCGAACAGACTGGCGTCAAGCTGGTGGTCGGCAAGGGCGGCATGGGACCGCTGACAGAAGAAGGCTGCCAGCAGTTTAAAGCGCTGCACGTCATCTTCCCGGCAGGCTGCGCGGTCGTGGCGGCAACCCAGGTTGAGGAGATCGAAGAAGTGCACTGGACGGAACTCGGCATGCCGGAGTCCCTGTGGGTGTGTCGGGTAAAAGAGTTCGGCCCGCTGATCGTTTCCATCGATACCCACGGCAACAACCTGATCGCCGAAAACAAAAAACTGTTCGCTGAACGTCGCGATCCTATCGTCGATGAAATCTGCGAGCACGTGCACTACATCAAATAA
- a CDS encoding anion permease, with protein MAPLAGWWRYLAPLVVIAIIAVLPVPTGLESHTWLYFAVFTGVIVGLILEPVPGAVVAMIGISIIAVLSPWLLFSPEQLAQDGFKFTAKSLSWAVSGFSNSVIWLIFAAFMFGTGYEKTGLGRRIALMLVKKMGHRTLFLGYAVMFSELILAPVTPSNSARGAGIIYPIIRNLPPLYNSQPNSASSRSIGSYIMWMGIVADCVTSAIFLTAMAPNLLLIGLMKGASHTALSWGDWFLGMLPLSILLVLIVPWLAYVLYPPVLKSGDQVPRWADAELKAMGPLCAREKKMLVLMVGALVLWIFGGDYIDAAMVGYSVVALMLVLRIISWDDIISNKAAWNVFFWLASLITLATGLNNTGFITWFGKLLANGLSGYSPMMVMVALIVVFYLLRYFFASATAYTSALAPMMIAAALAMPEIPLPVFCLMVGAAIGLGSILTPYATGPSPIYYGSGYLPTADYWRLGAIFGLIFLVLLVITGLVWMPLVLL; from the coding sequence ATGGCACCTTTAGCTGGTTGGTGGCGATACCTGGCTCCGCTGGTGGTCATCGCCATTATTGCTGTTCTGCCCGTTCCCACCGGTCTTGAGAGCCACACCTGGCTCTATTTTGCCGTCTTTACCGGTGTGATTGTCGGGCTTATTCTGGAACCTGTACCGGGCGCGGTGGTGGCGATGATTGGTATTTCGATCATCGCCGTCCTTTCGCCATGGCTGCTGTTCAGCCCGGAGCAACTCGCGCAGGACGGTTTTAAATTTACCGCCAAATCGCTGTCGTGGGCGGTATCTGGCTTTTCAAACTCGGTCATCTGGCTGATCTTCGCGGCCTTTATGTTTGGTACCGGCTATGAGAAAACCGGGCTTGGGCGGCGTATCGCGCTGATGCTGGTGAAAAAGATGGGGCACCGGACGCTGTTTCTCGGCTATGCGGTGATGTTCTCTGAGCTTATCCTCGCCCCCGTCACGCCTTCCAACTCCGCGCGCGGAGCCGGAATAATCTACCCGATTATCCGCAACCTGCCGCCGCTGTATAACTCACAGCCCAATAGCGCCAGTTCACGCTCCATTGGCTCATATATCATGTGGATGGGCATTGTCGCCGACTGCGTTACCAGCGCTATTTTCTTAACGGCGATGGCACCGAACCTGCTGTTGATCGGCCTGATGAAAGGAGCCTCCCACACGGCGCTGAGCTGGGGCGACTGGTTCTTAGGCATGCTGCCGCTGAGCATTTTACTGGTGCTGATTGTGCCCTGGCTGGCGTACGTGTTGTATCCACCAGTGCTGAAATCCGGCGATCAGGTTCCGCGCTGGGCGGATGCGGAGCTAAAAGCGATGGGACCGCTCTGCGCTCGCGAGAAAAAGATGCTGGTGCTGATGGTCGGCGCGCTGGTGCTGTGGATCTTCGGCGGCGATTACATTGACGCTGCGATGGTCGGATACAGCGTGGTGGCGTTGATGCTGGTACTGCGCATCATTAGCTGGGATGACATTATCAGCAATAAAGCCGCGTGGAACGTCTTTTTCTGGCTGGCCTCGCTGATCACGCTGGCCACCGGGCTCAATAACACCGGTTTTATTACCTGGTTTGGCAAGCTGCTGGCAAACGGGCTGAGCGGCTATTCGCCAATGATGGTGATGGTGGCGCTGATCGTGGTGTTCTATCTGCTGCGCTACTTCTTTGCCAGCGCCACGGCGTATACCTCCGCCCTGGCGCCGATGATGATTGCCGCCGCGCTGGCAATGCCGGAAATCCCGCTTCCGGTCTTCTGCCTGATGGTCGGCGCAGCCATTGGCCTCGGAAGCATTCTGACCCCGTACGCCACCGGTCCCAGCCCTATCTACTATGGCAGCGGCTATTTGCCAACGGCGGATTACTGGCGACTCGGTGCTATTTTTGGCCTGATTTTCCTCGTGCTGCTGGTGATTACCGGTCTGGTCTGGATGCCCCTCGTTTTACTGTAA
- a CDS encoding urease accessory protein UreD has product MDTVAHETLTRGWQAELDLHFTRTGHKTVLVSARHQGPLTVQRPFYPEEDVCHLYLLHPPAGIVGGDELHIAVTLDENSHALITQPGAGKFYRSRGPQALLRQHFTLASHATLEWLPQDTILFPGANAAIQTVFHLTSASHLLAWDLLCLGRPVMQEVFSHGTLQNRLEVWRDGQPLLIERLQLREGNLSGVAHFPWVGTLLCYPASELMLEGTRERLTSLGDYAGATLNDSLLTIRFLADDNLVVQRVMRDIWQFLRPLLTHKAPVLPRIWQT; this is encoded by the coding sequence CTGGACACGGTTGCGCACGAGACACTCACACGGGGCTGGCAGGCCGAACTGGATCTGCATTTTACCCGCACCGGTCACAAAACGGTGCTCGTCTCGGCGCGCCATCAGGGTCCATTGACGGTTCAGCGCCCGTTTTACCCGGAAGAGGACGTTTGCCATCTCTATTTGCTTCATCCACCGGCGGGGATCGTCGGCGGGGATGAGCTCCATATCGCCGTAACGCTCGACGAAAACAGCCACGCGTTAATCACCCAGCCAGGCGCGGGAAAATTTTATCGCAGCCGCGGACCACAGGCATTGTTGCGCCAGCATTTCACGCTTGCCTCACACGCCACGCTGGAGTGGCTGCCGCAGGATACGATCCTCTTTCCCGGTGCCAACGCCGCAATTCAGACCGTCTTTCATCTGACATCCGCAAGCCACCTGCTGGCCTGGGATCTGCTGTGTCTTGGGCGACCGGTTATGCAGGAAGTCTTCAGCCACGGCACGCTGCAAAACCGTCTGGAAGTGTGGCGGGATGGGCAGCCGCTGCTGATAGAACGCTTGCAATTGCGAGAGGGGAATCTGAGCGGCGTCGCGCACTTTCCCTGGGTCGGCACGTTACTGTGTTATCCGGCCAGCGAACTCATGCTGGAGGGCACCCGCGAGCGGCTTACGTCACTTGGCGATTACGCCGGGGCAACGCTTAACGACTCGCTGCTGACAATTCGCTTTCTTGCCGACGACAACCTGGTTGTTCAGCGCGTTATGCGTGACATCTGGCAATTTCTGCGCCCGCTGCTGACGCACAAAGCCCCCGTACTACCGCGAATCTGGCAAACCTAA
- a CDS encoding urease subunit gamma, whose product MELTPREKDKLLLFTAALVAERRLARGLKLNYPESVALISAFIMEGARDGQTVAALMEDGRHVLRRDQVMEGVPEMIPDIQVEATFPDGSKLVTVHNPIV is encoded by the coding sequence ATGGAACTGACCCCCAGAGAAAAAGACAAGCTGTTGCTGTTTACCGCCGCGCTGGTGGCGGAACGTCGCCTGGCCCGCGGGCTTAAGCTGAACTACCCGGAATCGGTGGCGCTGATTAGCGCTTTCATCATGGAAGGGGCACGCGACGGGCAAACCGTGGCCGCGTTGATGGAGGACGGGCGTCACGTCCTGCGCCGCGATCAGGTGATGGAAGGCGTGCCGGAAATGATCCCGGATATTCAGGTTGAAGCCACCTTTCCGGACGGTTCGAAGCTGGTCACCGTCCACAATCCGATCGTCTAA
- a CDS encoding urease subunit beta: protein MIPGEYQIAKGTIALNQGRETCTIVVENHGDRPIQVGSHYHFYEVNPALHFDRLAARGFRLNIAAGTAVRFEPGQKREVELVHVAGAQRIVGFRSEVMGALEADNE, encoded by the coding sequence ATGATCCCAGGTGAATATCAGATCGCAAAAGGCACTATCGCGCTCAATCAGGGACGGGAGACCTGCACGATCGTGGTGGAAAATCATGGCGACAGACCCATCCAGGTGGGATCGCACTATCACTTTTACGAGGTGAACCCGGCGCTACATTTTGACAGGCTGGCTGCACGTGGCTTTCGTCTGAACATTGCGGCGGGCACAGCGGTACGTTTTGAGCCGGGGCAAAAACGCGAAGTCGAACTGGTGCATGTAGCCGGCGCACAAAGGATCGTGGGCTTTCGCAGCGAAGTGATGGGCGCGCTGGAGGCAGATAATGAGTGA
- the ureC gene encoding urease subunit alpha, whose product MSEISRQAYADMFGPTTGDKVRLADTDLWIEVEKDFTTYGEEVKFGGGKVIRDGMGQGQMRAQACVDLVITNALIVDHWGIVKADIGIKAGRIFAIGKAGNPDIQPNVTIPIGVGTEVIAGEGKIVTAGGVDTHIHWICPQQAQEALVSGVTTMIGGGTGPAAGTHATTCTPGPWYIARMLQAADALPVNIGLLGKGNGSNPDALREQISAGAIGLKIHEDWGATPAAIDCALTVADEMDIQVALHSDTLNESGFVEDTLAAIGDRTIHTFHTEGAGGGHAPDIITACAHPNILPSSTNPTLPYTVNTIDEHLDMLMVCHHLDPDIAEDVAFAESRIRRETIAAEDVLHDIGAFSLTSSDSQAMGRVGEVILRTWQVAHRMKVQRGPLAEETGDNDNQRVKRYVAKYTINPALTHGIAHEVGSVEPGKLADLVLWSPAFFGVKPATIVKGGMIACAPMGDINASIPTPQPVHYRMMFGALGAARHHTRLTFISQAADAQNIPQQLGLRSTIAVVKGCRTVKKADMIHNGLQPNITVDAQTYEVRIDGELITSEPADVLPMAQRYFLF is encoded by the coding sequence ATGAGTGAAATTTCCCGGCAAGCGTATGCCGACATGTTTGGCCCAACCACCGGCGATAAAGTGCGCCTGGCGGATACCGACCTGTGGATCGAGGTGGAAAAAGACTTCACCACTTACGGCGAAGAGGTCAAATTTGGCGGCGGAAAAGTGATCCGCGACGGCATGGGCCAGGGCCAAATGCGCGCGCAAGCGTGTGTGGATCTGGTGATTACCAACGCACTAATCGTCGATCACTGGGGGATCGTGAAAGCGGATATCGGTATCAAAGCCGGCAGGATCTTCGCCATCGGCAAAGCGGGTAATCCCGATATTCAGCCCAACGTCACGATCCCGATAGGCGTGGGAACTGAAGTCATCGCCGGGGAAGGCAAGATCGTCACTGCGGGCGGCGTAGATACGCATATTCACTGGATCTGCCCACAGCAGGCCCAGGAGGCGCTGGTTTCCGGCGTGACGACGATGATCGGCGGCGGCACCGGTCCGGCGGCAGGAACTCATGCCACCACCTGCACGCCGGGCCCGTGGTACATCGCGCGTATGCTGCAGGCGGCAGACGCATTGCCGGTTAACATCGGTTTGCTGGGCAAAGGCAACGGCTCAAATCCTGACGCCCTGCGCGAGCAAATCAGCGCGGGGGCAATTGGCCTGAAAATCCATGAAGACTGGGGCGCCACGCCTGCCGCTATCGACTGCGCGCTAACCGTGGCCGACGAAATGGACATCCAGGTAGCGCTGCACAGCGACACGCTCAATGAGTCCGGTTTCGTTGAAGATACGCTGGCGGCGATTGGCGATCGCACCATTCATACCTTCCACACCGAAGGCGCAGGCGGCGGCCATGCGCCGGATATCATCACCGCCTGCGCACATCCGAATATTCTGCCCTCCTCCACTAACCCGACGCTGCCCTATACCGTCAACACCATCGACGAGCATCTCGACATGCTGATGGTTTGCCACCACCTCGACCCGGATATTGCCGAAGACGTAGCCTTTGCCGAATCACGCATTCGCCGGGAAACGATCGCTGCCGAAGATGTTCTGCATGACATTGGCGCGTTTTCCCTGACTTCGTCCGATTCACAGGCGATGGGGCGCGTGGGTGAAGTGATCCTGCGCACCTGGCAGGTGGCACATCGCATGAAAGTTCAGCGTGGTCCGTTGGCAGAAGAAACCGGCGACAACGACAATCAGCGCGTTAAACGCTACGTTGCTAAATACACCATCAACCCGGCGTTAACCCATGGTATCGCCCATGAAGTCGGCTCCGTTGAGCCTGGCAAACTGGCCGATCTGGTGCTGTGGTCGCCCGCCTTTTTTGGCGTAAAACCGGCGACGATCGTCAAGGGCGGGATGATCGCCTGCGCGCCGATGGGCGACATCAACGCCTCGATCCCCACCCCGCAGCCGGTGCATTACCGCATGATGTTCGGCGCACTTGGCGCAGCGCGGCATCACACCCGGCTGACCTTTATTTCGCAAGCAGCTGACGCGCAAAACATCCCGCAGCAGCTCGGTTTGCGAAGCACTATCGCCGTCGTCAAAGGCTGCCGGACGGTGAAAAAGGCCGACATGATCCACAACGGCCTGCAACCCAATATCACCGTCGATGCTCAGACCTACGAGGTGCGTATTGATGGCGAACTTATCACCAGCGAACCGGCAGATGTTTTGCCGATGGCGCAACGCTATTTTCTGTTTTGA
- the ureE gene encoding urease accessory protein UreE, with product MIYLTQRLDHAHRATASVTLPIDVRVKSRARVALNDGREAGLMLPRGLLLRGGDLLSTEDGSEVIEVIAAPESVSVVSCADPFLLAKACYHLGNRHVPLQILPDQLRYHHDHVLDDMLRQFNLEVTFAQLPFEPEAGAYASESHGHHHGHAH from the coding sequence ATGATCTACCTGACCCAACGCCTTGACCACGCCCACCGCGCCACCGCAAGCGTCACGCTACCCATTGATGTTCGGGTTAAAAGTCGCGCCAGAGTGGCGCTGAACGACGGTCGCGAAGCCGGGCTAATGCTACCGCGTGGTTTGCTGCTGCGCGGCGGCGATCTGCTAAGTACCGAAGATGGCAGCGAAGTGATCGAAGTGATCGCCGCGCCGGAGTCGGTTTCCGTGGTGAGCTGCGCCGATCCTTTTCTGCTCGCCAAAGCCTGTTATCACCTCGGCAATCGTCACGTTCCACTGCAAATTCTCCCCGACCAACTACGCTACCATCACGATCATGTGCTGGACGACATGCTGCGCCAGTTCAATCTTGAGGTGACGTTCGCCCAGTTGCCGTTTGAACCTGAAGCAGGCGCTTATGCCAGCGAATCACATGGGCATCATCATGGCCATGCGCACTGA
- a CDS encoding urease accessory protein UreF codes for MHNTQQLRLMQLASSALPVGSFTWSQGLEWAVEIGWVKSVDDFSAWQIQQMEQNFFTVDLPLLARLYRACEQDDLAAARRWSAYLLACRETRELRDEERSRGAAFTRLVTDWEADCSREWRALFIDSQLCGMAWLGVRWKIPLTQLALSLGYSWIESAVMAGVKLVPFGQQAAQRLIIALCDRYAQGLAQALACPDASLGSATPLAAIASARHETQYSRLFRS; via the coding sequence ATGCATAACACCCAACAGCTACGTCTGATGCAGCTCGCCAGCAGCGCTCTCCCGGTGGGGTCGTTTACCTGGTCCCAGGGCCTGGAATGGGCGGTGGAAATCGGCTGGGTGAAAAGCGTCGATGACTTCTCTGCCTGGCAAATCCAGCAGATGGAGCAGAACTTTTTTACCGTCGACCTGCCGCTGCTGGCAAGACTGTATCGCGCCTGCGAGCAGGACGATCTCGCCGCCGCACGCCGCTGGAGCGCTTACCTGTTGGCCTGTCGCGAAACCCGCGAATTACGAGATGAAGAACGCAGTCGGGGCGCGGCGTTTACACGGCTGGTCACCGACTGGGAAGCGGACTGCTCGCGGGAGTGGCGCGCGCTCTTTATCGACAGCCAACTCTGCGGCATGGCCTGGCTGGGCGTGCGCTGGAAAATCCCCCTGACGCAGCTGGCGTTAAGCCTCGGCTACAGCTGGATTGAGAGCGCTGTCATGGCCGGCGTCAAGCTGGTTCCCTTTGGACAACAGGCGGCCCAGCGTTTGATTATTGCGCTCTGCGATCGCTATGCGCAGGGTCTGGCACAGGCGCTGGCGTGTCCTGACGCCAGCCTCGGCTCCGCAACGCCGCTGGCCGCTATCGCGTCTGCCCGGCATGAAACCCAATATTCCCGATTATTCCGCTCCTGA
- the ureG gene encoding urease accessory protein UreG, translating into MSNNKHPLRVGVGGPVGSGKTALLEALCKAMRKSYQLAVVTNDIYTKEDQRILTEAGALEPDRIVGVETGGCPHTAIREDASMNLAAVEALSEKFGNLDLIFVESGGDNLSATFSPELADLTIYVIDVAEGEKIPRKGGPGITKSDFLVINKTDLAPYVGASLEVMERDTLRMRGERPWTFSNLKSGDGLEKIIAFLEEKGMLRM; encoded by the coding sequence ATGAGTAATAACAAGCATCCCCTGCGTGTGGGCGTTGGCGGCCCGGTTGGCTCGGGCAAAACGGCGCTGCTGGAAGCGTTATGCAAAGCCATGCGCAAGAGCTATCAACTGGCGGTGGTGACCAACGATATCTACACCAAAGAAGATCAGCGCATTCTCACCGAGGCAGGCGCACTGGAACCGGACAGGATCGTCGGCGTGGAAACCGGCGGCTGTCCGCATACCGCCATCCGTGAAGATGCATCGATGAATCTGGCTGCCGTAGAAGCGCTGAGTGAGAAATTCGGCAATCTGGATCTGATTTTTGTGGAAAGCGGCGGCGATAATCTGAGCGCCACCTTCAGCCCGGAACTCGCGGATCTGACGATCTATGTGATCGACGTTGCTGAAGGCGAGAAGATCCCGCGTAAAGGCGGGCCGGGGATCACCAAATCCGATTTTCTGGTGATCAATAAAACCGATTTGGCCCCTTATGTGGGCGCCTCGCTGGAGGTGATGGAGCGCGATACCTTACGCATGCGCGGCGAGCGTCCATGGACGTTTAGTAATTTAAAGTCCGGAGATGGCCTGGAAAAAATTATCGCGTTTCTGGAAGAGAAAGGAATGCTGCGGATGTAG